The Fulvivirga ligni genome window below encodes:
- a CDS encoding dihydroorotase translates to MQTTLITNAQVVNEGKIFPSDILIKGEIIEKIDDNISSEHVNEVIDAKGSFVIPGIIDDQVHFREPGLTHKANIYTEARAAVAGGVTSFMEMPNTVPNALTQELLEDKYAIAAQSSLANYSFFMGASNDNIEEVLKTPSDKVCGVKVFMGSSTGNMLVDNEETLSNIFSKVPMLIATHCEDEATIRRNTAIFKEKYGEDVPVKYHPEIRSEEACYLSSSQAVALAKKHGARLHILHISTEKELSLFDNSIPLKDKKITAEACIHHLWFNDSDYEQKGTFIKWNPAVKKASDQAAIFQAILDDKIDVIATDHAPHTLEEKKNTYFKAPSGGPLIQHSLVAMMDFYHQEKISMEKIVEKMCHNPAIMFDIDRRGFIKEGNFADITIVNPNSKWEVERDNILAKCGWSPFEGHIFSSKVEHTIVSGHHVYNNGSFNETQKGQRLRFIR, encoded by the coding sequence ATGCAAACCACACTTATAACCAATGCCCAGGTTGTTAATGAAGGTAAGATCTTTCCTTCAGACATCCTGATAAAGGGCGAAATTATCGAAAAAATAGATGATAACATCTCTTCTGAGCATGTGAATGAAGTAATAGATGCTAAAGGTAGCTTTGTAATACCAGGAATTATTGATGATCAGGTTCATTTTAGAGAGCCGGGCCTTACTCATAAAGCTAATATTTACACTGAAGCCAGAGCGGCGGTAGCAGGTGGTGTTACTTCTTTTATGGAAATGCCTAACACTGTTCCCAACGCACTTACGCAAGAGCTACTGGAAGATAAATATGCCATAGCAGCACAGAGTTCTCTGGCTAATTATTCTTTCTTCATGGGAGCTAGTAACGATAATATTGAAGAGGTTTTAAAAACACCTTCAGATAAGGTTTGCGGTGTGAAGGTGTTTATGGGTTCTTCTACTGGAAATATGCTGGTGGATAATGAAGAAACATTGAGCAATATTTTTTCCAAAGTGCCTATGCTCATAGCCACTCATTGTGAAGATGAGGCCACTATTAGAAGGAATACAGCTATTTTCAAAGAGAAATATGGCGAAGATGTGCCTGTTAAATACCATCCTGAAATTAGAAGTGAAGAGGCTTGCTATTTATCATCTTCTCAGGCTGTGGCCTTAGCAAAAAAGCATGGAGCCAGACTTCATATTTTACATATAAGCACTGAAAAGGAATTAAGCCTGTTCGACAATTCCATTCCACTTAAAGACAAGAAGATTACGGCTGAAGCCTGTATCCACCACCTGTGGTTTAATGATAGCGATTATGAGCAAAAAGGAACATTTATCAAATGGAATCCTGCTGTAAAAAAAGCATCTGATCAGGCCGCCATCTTCCAAGCTATTTTAGATGACAAAATTGATGTAATAGCCACAGATCACGCTCCTCACACTCTTGAAGAGAAAAAGAATACTTACTTTAAAGCACCTTCAGGTGGCCCTTTAATTCAGCATAGCCTTGTGGCCATGATGGATTTCTATCATCAAGAGAAAATAAGCATGGAAAAGATAGTGGAGAAAATGTGTCATAATCCTGCTATCATGTTTGACATTGACCGTAGAGGTTTTATAAAAGAAGGAAATTTTGCTGATATCACGATAGTGAATCCTAACAGCAAGTGGGAAGTAGAAAGAGATAATATATTGGCTAAATGTGGCTGGTCTCCTTTCGAAGGCCATATATTTTCATCTAAAGTGGAGCACACTATTGTTTCCGGGCATCATGTATATAACAATGGCAGTTTTAACGAAACCCAGAAAGGGCAACGTTTAAGATTCATTAGATAA
- the infB gene encoding translation initiation factor IF-2: protein MSEEKTMRLSQVARKLNVGRTTIVDFLANKGFDVDSSPNSKVTGEQFAMLSKEFAASASEKEEASGLTIGTKHNEHVVIDSDNDAPKKSDDEESVLIKNHSTGKTEEAASTPAKETAKPEKESKPEKVEEDKPRLKGLNVVGKIDLDKKEKKQEAPKEEPKAEEPKKEEPKAEAPKQEAAPEAKVEEKKEQPKKEEPKAEMKQEEVKKEEPKVEKKPEAKQENKVEAQEKPKEQQPEPKKEEPKEEKAPPKQEVIEAKADKLKGLKVVGKIELPVERKRDKPVASSDDRKEQKKKKRPRKRIPRDNNNNQGGGNNNNNNNNNNSNNNNRGGNRHNNKRGGARVEKEEPSDKEIQDKIKATLAKLSGNKKKSSGSKYRREKRSAMAEAKEEQMLQEEQESKILRVTEFISANDLASLMDVSVNDVISACMGLGMFVSINQRLDAESITVIADEFGYNVEFTNADEDLEVEVEEDAEEDLRDRAPIVTIMGHVDHGKTSLLDYIRSSKVTAGEAGGITQHIGAYDVLTESGHKIAFLDTPGHEAFTAMRARGAQVTDIVIIVVAADDDVMPQTKEAINHAQVAGVPIVIAINKIDKPNANPDKVRESLSQINILTEDWGGKYQSQEISAKTGQGVEELLEKVLLEAELLELKANPERKAVGTVIEASLDKGRGYVATMLVQNGTLTVGDVLLAGAYYGRVKAMFDHTGTRMEKAGPSTPILMLGLDGAPQAGDKFNVMDSDREAREIANKREQIQREQNIRTKKHITLDEIGRRLAIGSFKELNVIVKGDVDGSVEALSDSLLKLSTEEIQVNIIHKGVGQISESDVLLASASDAVIVGFQVRPSGSAKRLAENEEIEIRLYSIIYDAINDVKDAMEGMLDPEVEEVIVGNVEVRDVFKISKVGTVAGCMVTDGYIKRNNPIRLIRDGIVVYSGEMGQLKRFKDDVTEVKNGYECGMSIKNFNDIKVGDVVESYEERETKRTL from the coding sequence ATGTCAGAAGAAAAAACCATGCGGCTAAGTCAGGTAGCGAGAAAACTAAATGTTGGTAGAACCACCATCGTTGATTTTCTTGCTAATAAAGGCTTTGATGTAGATAGTAGTCCAAACTCAAAAGTTACTGGCGAGCAGTTTGCGATGCTATCTAAAGAATTTGCTGCATCTGCTTCTGAAAAAGAGGAGGCTTCTGGTCTTACTATCGGTACTAAGCACAATGAGCACGTTGTGATAGATTCCGATAATGATGCACCAAAGAAGTCGGATGATGAGGAAAGTGTTCTTATAAAAAACCATTCTACAGGCAAGACTGAGGAGGCCGCCAGCACTCCAGCGAAAGAAACTGCCAAGCCCGAAAAAGAAAGTAAGCCTGAAAAGGTAGAGGAGGATAAGCCACGTTTAAAAGGCTTAAATGTAGTTGGAAAAATAGATCTCGATAAAAAAGAGAAAAAACAGGAAGCTCCTAAAGAGGAACCAAAGGCGGAAGAACCTAAGAAAGAGGAACCGAAAGCTGAAGCTCCGAAGCAAGAAGCCGCTCCTGAGGCTAAGGTTGAAGAAAAGAAAGAGCAGCCTAAAAAAGAAGAACCCAAGGCGGAGATGAAGCAGGAAGAGGTGAAGAAAGAAGAGCCTAAGGTGGAGAAAAAGCCGGAAGCAAAGCAAGAAAATAAAGTGGAAGCTCAAGAAAAGCCAAAAGAGCAACAGCCTGAGCCTAAGAAAGAGGAGCCTAAAGAAGAAAAGGCCCCACCTAAGCAAGAAGTTATTGAGGCTAAGGCTGATAAACTTAAAGGGCTAAAAGTGGTAGGAAAAATAGAACTACCAGTAGAAAGAAAAAGAGATAAGCCTGTGGCTTCTTCTGATGATAGAAAAGAGCAGAAGAAAAAGAAAAGGCCTAGAAAGAGAATTCCCCGTGATAACAATAATAATCAGGGTGGAGGAAACAACAACAATAACAATAATAACAACAACTCCAATAATAACAATAGAGGAGGAAACAGACATAATAATAAACGAGGAGGAGCCAGAGTCGAGAAGGAGGAACCTTCAGATAAGGAAATCCAAGACAAAATCAAGGCTACACTAGCTAAGCTTAGTGGTAACAAGAAAAAGAGTTCAGGTTCTAAGTACCGAAGAGAGAAAAGGTCCGCTATGGCTGAAGCCAAAGAGGAGCAAATGCTTCAGGAAGAGCAGGAATCAAAAATCTTAAGAGTTACTGAGTTTATCTCAGCTAACGACTTGGCCTCTTTGATGGATGTTTCTGTGAATGATGTTATTTCTGCCTGCATGGGCTTAGGAATGTTCGTTTCTATTAACCAAAGACTAGACGCAGAATCGATTACGGTAATCGCTGATGAATTTGGCTATAACGTAGAGTTTACCAATGCCGACGAAGATTTAGAAGTTGAGGTAGAGGAAGATGCAGAAGAGGATTTAAGAGATAGAGCTCCAATTGTTACTATCATGGGTCACGTTGACCACGGTAAAACATCATTGCTGGATTACATTAGAAGTTCTAAGGTAACGGCAGGTGAGGCTGGTGGTATTACCCAGCACATCGGTGCTTATGATGTGTTAACAGAAAGTGGACATAAAATAGCATTCTTAGATACACCAGGTCACGAAGCCTTTACCGCTATGCGTGCTCGTGGTGCTCAGGTTACAGATATTGTAATCATTGTGGTAGCGGCTGATGATGACGTGATGCCTCAAACAAAAGAGGCGATCAATCACGCGCAGGTTGCAGGTGTGCCAATCGTAATTGCTATTAACAAAATAGATAAACCAAACGCTAATCCAGATAAAGTTAGAGAGTCATTATCTCAGATTAATATCTTAACAGAGGATTGGGGTGGTAAATACCAAAGTCAGGAAATTTCTGCTAAAACAGGACAAGGTGTAGAGGAGTTACTTGAGAAAGTATTACTTGAAGCTGAGTTGTTAGAGTTGAAAGCTAACCCTGAAAGAAAAGCAGTAGGTACTGTAATAGAAGCCTCTCTAGATAAAGGTAGAGGTTACGTAGCTACCATGCTTGTTCAAAATGGAACGCTTACTGTAGGAGACGTGCTACTTGCCGGAGCTTACTATGGTAGGGTGAAGGCCATGTTTGATCATACGGGAACCCGAATGGAAAAAGCTGGTCCATCTACACCTATATTAATGTTAGGTTTAGATGGCGCTCCACAGGCTGGTGATAAATTTAACGTAATGGATAGCGACCGTGAAGCAAGAGAGATTGCTAACAAGAGGGAGCAGATCCAGAGAGAGCAAAATATCAGAACTAAGAAACATATTACTCTTGATGAAATTGGTAGACGTTTGGCTATCGGATCATTTAAAGAGCTTAACGTTATCGTAAAAGGTGACGTGGATGGTTCTGTGGAAGCACTTTCTGATTCATTATTGAAATTAAGTACTGAAGAAATTCAGGTAAATATTATTCACAAAGGTGTAGGTCAGATCTCTGAATCTGATGTGCTTCTGGCTTCAGCATCTGATGCGGTAATCGTTGGTTTCCAGGTGAGACCTTCAGGATCTGCTAAGAGACTTGCTGAAAATGAAGAGATTGAAATCAGACTTTACTCTATCATCTACGATGCTATCAACGATGTGAAAGATGCCATGGAAGGTATGCTAGATCCTGAAGTTGAAGAGGTAATTGTAGGTAACGTAGAAGTAAGAGATGTATTTAAGATCTCGAAAGTTGGTACCGTAGCAGGTTGTATGGTTACAGATGGATACATCAAGCGTAATAACCCTATCAGACTTATTAGAGACGGAATTGTAGTTTATTCTGGAGAAATGGGTCAGTTGAAGAGGTTTAAAGACGATGTAACTGAAGTGAAGAACGGATACGAGTGCGGTATGAGCATTAAAAACTTTAATGACATCAAGGTAGGTGACGTTGTAGAGAGTTACGAAGAAAGAGAAACGAAACGTACCCTATAA
- a CDS encoding M28 family peptidase, which produces MLRFSNNSVKTILFALAVTILLSSCGGDSKKGTEKAVETKKVVNVPNFNPDSAFAYIQKQVEFGPRVPGSEPHTNTKEYLINKLKSFGATVKPQEFEATTFDGQTLSLTNIMASFSPEKTTRILLAAHWDARPFADKDSERKNEPIDAANDGASGVGVLLEIARVINENPTPEVGIDVLLFDGEDWGETEDADVPTPAGLDSWWCLGSQYWVKNKGNYSAYYGILLDMVGGKNAKFYIEGMSKYYAASIVNKVWDQGIELGYSNYFVKQPGGQTTDDHVFVNEYAKIPMVDIISFDPKDGGFGGFHHTHKDNMEIISKETLEAVGETVLHVVYYE; this is translated from the coding sequence ATGTTAAGGTTTAGTAACAATTCTGTTAAGACCATTCTATTTGCTCTGGCAGTAACCATACTTTTATCCTCTTGCGGTGGCGACTCTAAAAAGGGCACTGAAAAGGCTGTTGAAACCAAAAAGGTCGTTAATGTTCCAAATTTCAACCCTGATTCAGCATTTGCCTATATCCAAAAGCAGGTAGAGTTTGGACCTCGAGTACCTGGCAGTGAGCCACATACGAATACTAAGGAATATTTGATTAATAAACTAAAATCATTTGGAGCCACAGTGAAGCCACAGGAGTTCGAAGCTACAACTTTTGATGGACAGACATTGTCACTCACGAACATTATGGCTTCTTTTTCTCCCGAGAAAACAACAAGAATACTCCTGGCCGCCCACTGGGACGCCCGCCCATTCGCCGATAAGGATAGCGAAAGGAAGAATGAGCCAATCGATGCCGCCAATGATGGCGCTAGCGGAGTAGGTGTGCTGCTGGAAATAGCCAGAGTAATAAATGAAAACCCAACTCCTGAAGTAGGTATAGACGTTCTCCTTTTTGACGGTGAAGACTGGGGAGAAACTGAAGATGCTGATGTGCCAACTCCTGCGGGACTTGATTCCTGGTGGTGCCTTGGCTCACAATATTGGGTAAAGAACAAAGGTAATTATTCGGCTTACTATGGCATACTATTAGATATGGTAGGTGGAAAGAATGCAAAATTCTACATAGAAGGCATGTCCAAATATTATGCAGCTTCAATTGTAAATAAAGTATGGGACCAGGGTATTGAATTAGGCTACTCCAACTACTTCGTAAAACAGCCTGGAGGGCAAACTACAGATGACCATGTTTTTGTGAATGAGTATGCAAAGATACCCATGGTAGACATTATCTCATTTGACCCTAAAGATGGGGGTTTTGGAGGTTTTCATCACACCCACAAAGACAATATGGAGATCATAAGTAAAGAAACACTTGAAGCAGTGGGAGAAACTGTACTTCATGTGGTTTATTATGAGTAG
- the rimP gene encoding ribosome maturation factor RimP has protein sequence MELEKRVYEIAEKYLPDETYFMVDVIIKATKGPKKVLVLIDCDQGVNIDVCADVSRKVGAELEEDEVFF, from the coding sequence ATGGAATTGGAGAAACGTGTATACGAGATAGCTGAAAAATATCTACCAGATGAAACTTATTTCATGGTAGATGTTATTATTAAGGCCACAAAAGGACCGAAGAAGGTGCTTGTGTTGATTGATTGTGATCAGGGAGTTAACATAGACGTATGTGCTGATGTTAGCCGCAAGGTAGGAGCTGAACTGGAAGAGGATGAGGTTTTTTTCTGA
- the nusA gene encoding transcription termination factor NusA → MDTGILIESFADFAKQKNIDRPTMIRILEDVFRTMIRKRFETDENFDIIINADKGDLEIWRFREIVDDNSEDIWDHDKISLSKARKIEPDFEIGEEVAEEITLEDFGRRAVMTARQTLIQKVKDLEKDILFQKYKDLVGEIISGEVYQILSREVLLTDGEGNEISIPKNEQIPKDRFRKGDPVRAIVDRVEMINGNPKIILSRTSPVFLERLFESEVPEVYDGLITIKRVVREPGERAKVAVESYDDRIDPVGACVGMKGSRIHSIVRELQNENIDVINFTDNMDLYIARALSPAKISSIKISEEDGRVSVYLKPDQVSLAIGKGGQNIKLASKLVGLEIDVFRELGEFEEEDVDIDEFVDEIEDWVLDELKRVGLDTAKSVLALSKEELERRTDLEEETINNVMAVLKQEFE, encoded by the coding sequence ATGGATACCGGTATATTAATCGAGTCATTTGCAGATTTTGCAAAACAAAAAAATATAGATAGGCCTACGATGATTCGTATTCTTGAAGACGTATTCAGGACTATGATCCGTAAGAGATTTGAGACCGATGAGAATTTTGACATCATTATCAATGCCGATAAAGGAGATTTAGAAATCTGGAGATTCCGTGAAATTGTTGATGACAACAGTGAAGATATTTGGGATCATGACAAGATTAGTTTAAGCAAGGCACGTAAAATAGAGCCTGATTTTGAAATAGGAGAAGAAGTGGCAGAAGAAATCACACTTGAGGATTTCGGAAGAAGAGCGGTAATGACTGCCCGTCAGACACTTATTCAGAAAGTAAAAGATCTTGAGAAGGATATTTTATTCCAAAAATATAAAGACCTGGTAGGAGAGATTATCTCTGGAGAGGTTTATCAAATATTAAGTAGAGAAGTACTACTTACAGATGGAGAAGGAAACGAAATCTCTATCCCTAAGAATGAGCAAATACCAAAAGACAGATTCCGTAAAGGAGATCCTGTTAGAGCTATTGTAGACCGTGTGGAAATGATTAATGGTAATCCTAAGATTATCTTATCAAGAACCAGCCCGGTATTCTTAGAAAGATTATTCGAAAGTGAAGTGCCAGAGGTTTATGATGGCCTTATCACTATAAAACGTGTAGTTCGTGAGCCAGGAGAGAGAGCAAAAGTAGCTGTGGAATCTTATGATGATAGAATAGATCCGGTAGGTGCTTGTGTGGGAATGAAAGGTTCTCGTATTCACAGTATTGTAAGAGAATTACAAAATGAAAATATTGATGTTATCAACTTCACGGATAACATGGACTTGTACATCGCCAGAGCGTTAAGCCCTGCTAAAATTTCAAGTATAAAAATTAGTGAAGAGGATGGTAGAGTTTCAGTATATCTGAAGCCAGACCAGGTGTCTTTGGCCATTGGTAAAGGTGGTCAAAATATTAAGTTGGCTAGTAAGCTGGTAGGTTTAGAGATTGATGTATTCAGAGAATTAGGAGAATTTGAAGAGGAGGATGTTGATATCGATGAATTCGTTGACGAAATTGAAGACTGGGTGCTTGATGAATTAAAGCGTGTGGGTCTTGATACTGCAAAGAGCGTATTGGCACTATCCAAAGAAGAACTCGAAAGAAGAACCGATTTAGAAGAAGAAACTATAAACAATGTGATGGCGGTTCTTAAGCAGGAGTTCGAGTAA
- the rimP gene encoding ribosome maturation factor RimP, giving the protein MRFFSDPYRLEVSSPGVDHPLNSLRQYKNNIGRSVKITLQDKDVVGVLKAADEEKILLDEEVKKGKKKEYKEVEIPFGDIKKTIVQISFK; this is encoded by the coding sequence ATGAGGTTTTTTTCTGACCCTTATCGATTAGAAGTTTCTTCACCCGGAGTGGATCATCCTTTGAATTCTTTAAGACAATATAAAAATAACATAGGGAGATCTGTAAAAATCACGCTGCAGGATAAGGACGTAGTAGGCGTACTTAAAGCTGCAGATGAAGAAAAAATACTTCTAGACGAAGAAGTAAAAAAGGGTAAAAAGAAAGAGTATAAAGAGGTAGAGATACCCTTTGGAGATATTAAAAAAACAATAGTTCAGATTTCATTTAAATAA
- a CDS encoding M4 family metallopeptidase, which translates to MSHIYCRRLLVSLCLILMAVATAYSQGNGQVLKPTKDKKKGIYKQLTFNSDQQVMRTSEVQNVFQNQLGLKDGHELRSAKAIVDKTGVEHTRFQQFYDGIKVEDGVYIVHSKDGIIKSMNGEYELFEKIDISPSVSDSEALGRALQHVGAKLYLWEKPSEAQMIAYEKPKGELVIVDQKLAYKFDVYALNPLSRSYVYVDAKSGEIIRENDIIHHADAVGTAATRYSGSRSIHTDSFSGGYRLRDMSRGSGVLTYDMNNGTNYNNAVDFVDNDNNWTSGEWNNSAKDNAALDAHWGAEMTYDYFFTKFNRNSYNNAGAAIRSYVHFNLIAYGYPNNDNAFWDGSRMTYGDGTSLSPLTSLDVAAHEIGHAVCTYTANLNYSYESGAMNEGFSDIWAACVEYYAAPEKQTWTLGEDLGAIIRSLENPNSQGQPDTYKGSYWATGSADNGGVHTNSGVLNHWFYILTEGKTGTNDNGDSFSVTGIGIDKSAEIAYLLESAYLSSNSDYADARNYGIQAAESLYGAGSAEAIATQNAWYAVGIGSEYGGGGTPDECATGTVTLTLVLDNYPEETSWTLKNSGGSTVASGGTYGSEPDGSTITRTFILADGDYNFTITDAYGDGICCSYGNGSYSLVDNGSSNVLASGGNFGSSETVSFCVEGGGAGDTQPPSTPGSLSASSITSSSATLSWSASTDNVAVTAYDVYLNGSVVGSTGSTSYNLTGLSASTSYSVSVRAKDAAGNTSSPATTSFTTTGSGPVTYCTASGNNASYEWIDLVQLGSISNSTGSNGGYGNFTSQSTNLGRGGSYTINFSAAFSGNSYREYWKVYIDFNQDGDFADSGEQVVSGSSTSSGTLSSTIAVPSSATLGSTRMRVVMRYNTAPSSCGSFNYGEVEDYTVNITSSFAAIATTASDLNAEILGDEAAVKYLTVSPNPVKDFAQVVVADERSVYDVRLTSLSGKVIMTNVQMTDKVMSIDMSQLPQGIYILSMKTERETVNAKIVKE; encoded by the coding sequence ATGTCTCACATTTACTGTAGGCGACTGTTGGTGTCGCTATGTTTAATCCTTATGGCTGTAGCCACAGCCTACTCCCAGGGTAACGGGCAAGTTTTAAAACCTACCAAAGACAAGAAGAAGGGTATCTACAAACAGCTTACTTTTAATTCTGATCAACAGGTTATGAGAACCTCGGAGGTACAGAATGTATTCCAAAACCAACTAGGTTTAAAAGATGGTCATGAGTTAAGATCAGCTAAAGCCATAGTTGATAAAACTGGTGTAGAGCATACTCGTTTTCAACAATTCTATGACGGTATTAAAGTAGAAGATGGAGTTTACATCGTTCACTCCAAAGATGGTATCATCAAATCAATGAATGGTGAATATGAGCTTTTCGAGAAAATAGATATCTCCCCATCGGTATCTGACTCAGAGGCGCTTGGTAGAGCTTTGCAGCATGTAGGTGCTAAGCTTTACTTATGGGAAAAGCCATCTGAAGCTCAAATGATTGCATACGAGAAGCCTAAAGGCGAGCTTGTGATTGTTGATCAAAAGTTAGCTTACAAGTTTGATGTTTATGCACTTAATCCATTAAGTCGCTCTTATGTTTATGTAGATGCTAAGTCTGGTGAAATTATTAGAGAGAACGACATCATCCACCATGCTGATGCAGTAGGAACTGCTGCTACAAGATATAGTGGAAGCAGATCTATTCATACAGATAGCTTTTCTGGTGGATACAGATTAAGAGACATGAGCAGAGGAAGTGGTGTATTAACCTATGATATGAACAACGGTACTAATTATAATAATGCCGTAGATTTCGTAGATAATGATAACAACTGGACTTCTGGCGAATGGAATAACTCCGCTAAAGACAATGCTGCTTTAGATGCACATTGGGGAGCTGAAATGACCTACGACTATTTCTTTACAAAATTCAATAGAAATAGTTACAATAACGCCGGAGCGGCTATCAGAAGTTATGTACACTTCAACCTTATAGCTTACGGCTATCCTAATAATGATAACGCTTTCTGGGATGGATCAAGAATGACTTATGGTGATGGTACAAGCCTTTCTCCACTTACTAGTTTAGATGTGGCGGCTCATGAAATTGGTCACGCTGTATGTACTTACACTGCCAACTTAAATTATTCATATGAGTCTGGTGCTATGAACGAAGGTTTTAGTGATATCTGGGCTGCTTGCGTAGAATATTATGCAGCTCCTGAAAAGCAAACCTGGACTTTAGGTGAAGATCTTGGCGCAATTATTCGTTCATTAGAAAATCCTAATTCTCAAGGTCAGCCAGATACTTATAAAGGATCTTACTGGGCTACTGGATCTGCTGATAACGGTGGTGTTCATACTAACAGTGGTGTGCTTAACCATTGGTTCTATATTCTTACTGAAGGTAAAACAGGAACTAATGACAATGGAGATAGCTTTAGTGTAACTGGAATCGGCATCGACAAATCTGCCGAGATCGCTTATTTATTAGAAAGTGCTTATCTATCATCAAATTCTGACTATGCTGATGCCAGAAATTATGGTATTCAAGCAGCAGAGTCATTATACGGAGCTGGTTCAGCGGAAGCTATTGCTACACAGAATGCCTGGTATGCAGTAGGTATTGGTTCAGAGTATGGCGGTGGCGGTACTCCCGATGAGTGTGCTACTGGTACAGTTACTTTAACATTGGTATTAGATAACTACCCTGAAGAAACCAGCTGGACTCTAAAAAATAGTGGAGGCAGTACAGTTGCTTCTGGTGGAACATATGGTTCAGAGCCTGACGGTTCTACAATCACAAGAACGTTCATCTTAGCGGATGGTGACTATAACTTCACTATTACAGATGCTTATGGAGACGGAATCTGCTGCTCTTACGGAAATGGTAGTTATTCATTGGTTGACAATGGTAGCTCAAACGTATTAGCTAGCGGTGGTAACTTCGGTTCTTCTGAAACGGTATCATTCTGTGTAGAAGGTGGAGGCGCTGGAGATACTCAGCCACCATCAACTCCAGGAAGCCTTTCTGCTAGCAGCATAACTTCTTCTAGTGCTACACTAAGCTGGTCAGCTTCTACTGATAACGTTGCAGTTACTGCTTACGATGTGTACTTGAATGGCTCAGTAGTAGGTTCTACTGGCTCTACATCTTATAATCTTACTGGCTTAAGTGCTTCTACAAGCTACTCTGTATCTGTAAGAGCAAAAGATGCAGCAGGAAATACTTCTTCTCCAGCTACAACTAGTTTCACAACTACAGGTAGCGGACCTGTTACTTACTGTACTGCTTCTGGAAATAACGCCAGTTATGAGTGGATCGATCTGGTACAATTAGGTTCTATCTCTAACAGTACAGGATCAAACGGGGGTTATGGTAATTTCACTTCTCAAAGTACAAACCTTGGTAGAGGTGGTTCTTACACTATCAACTTCAGCGCAGCTTTCTCAGGAAATTCTTACAGAGAATACTGGAAGGTGTACATAGATTTTAACCAAGATGGTGACTTTGCAGACTCAGGAGAACAAGTTGTAAGTGGTTCTTCTACTAGTAGCGGTACATTATCCTCAACTATTGCTGTGCCTTCTTCAGCTACTTTAGGTAGTACTAGAATGAGAGTAGTAATGAGATACAACACTGCACCTTCTTCTTGCGGTAGTTTTAACTATGGTGAAGTAGAAGACTATACAGTTAATATTACTAGTTCTTTTGCTGCAATAGCCACTACAGCTTCTGATCTTAACGCAGAAATCCTTGGTGACGAAGCAGCTGTTAAGTACTTGACAGTTTCTCCTAACCCAGTGAAAGATTTTGCTCAGGTTGTGGTAGCTGACGAAAGATCAGTTTATGATGTGAGACTTACTTCTTTAAGTGGAAAAGTAATCATGACTAACGTTCAAATGACTGATAAAGTAATGTCAATTGACATGTCACAATTACCACAAGGTATTTACATTCTTTCTATGAAAACAGAGAGAGAAACGGTGAATGCTAAGATTGTGAAGGAGTAA